A window from uncultured Desulfobacter sp. encodes these proteins:
- a CDS encoding conjugal transfer protein TrbH, producing the protein MKTLTRLLLLFFLALTCFSCTHLSPKESWVLTDSKPPLLICDEIISRLIQQYPPAKTTITLLKRGNKTFDELIEKQARRAGYTISQTQSTVKISYVIDVLSQNPGTGYVHLKSSDGFSFSRMFRMPGYDLADNYTQR; encoded by the coding sequence ATGAAAACGCTTACCAGACTGCTCCTTCTTTTTTTTCTGGCGTTAACCTGTTTTTCCTGCACCCACCTTTCGCCTAAAGAATCATGGGTATTGACTGATTCTAAGCCACCGTTACTGATCTGTGATGAAATCATCAGTCGACTGATCCAGCAATATCCGCCGGCAAAAACCACGATAACGCTTCTTAAAAGAGGCAATAAAACCTTTGACGAACTGATTGAAAAACAGGCCAGACGAGCCGGTTATACAATCAGTCAGACCCAGAGCACTGTCAAGATCAGTTATGTCATTGACGTGTTATCGCAAAATCCCGGCACCGGATACGTCCACCTTAAAAGCAGTGACGGATTCAGTTTCAGCCGGATGTTCCGCATGCCCGGATATGACCTGGCAGACAATTATACCCAACGTTAG
- a CDS encoding TrbI/VirB10 family protein gives MSAPRGLQRPGVVTTVLSKKPILVLFLFIAIIVLLLLFSIFDEGKRNNRNGDQDQETLLIEPQQSSVSTDEEGLNLPKAPKQRKGLASESDMNSQDKKEDQKALEPIEVVRANPPPQDPVKAALDKQRQKQLVTVIQYRFEKQRQALESNPVVYKNNASMIVSTSSGVSNQTGGQSGTSARLSALNSELANAKARLGLGNGGSQSSASVTTTTGLSISAQTEINDDSMWDNGYSMDQDTNALSIKTGAIIPVVLITGIDSTLPGYISGQVSQNVWDTATGYNLLIPQGTKVFGQYQNNIMMGQERVFVVWQRLIFPDGRTMTLKDMPGGDQLGYTGLKDKVNNHYFRIYGHALLMSLVTGGTAYAMNTLDSDNSDETTTINESMGTALADQMGQTTMGLLEKHMNMSPTLTIRPGYRLNIIAIKDLEFSEPYEGKL, from the coding sequence ATGAGCGCACCACGGGGGCTGCAAAGGCCGGGCGTAGTGACAACCGTGCTGAGCAAAAAGCCTATCTTAGTGCTGTTTCTGTTCATTGCCATCATTGTATTGTTACTGCTTTTTTCAATCTTTGATGAAGGCAAAAGGAATAATAGAAACGGGGATCAGGATCAGGAAACCCTGTTGATAGAACCCCAGCAGTCATCCGTATCCACAGATGAAGAGGGGCTTAATTTGCCCAAAGCCCCTAAGCAACGCAAAGGCCTTGCGTCTGAAAGCGATATGAACTCCCAGGATAAAAAGGAGGATCAAAAGGCCCTTGAACCGATAGAGGTTGTACGCGCGAATCCCCCTCCCCAGGACCCAGTAAAAGCCGCTCTGGATAAGCAGCGGCAAAAACAGCTTGTCACGGTTATACAGTACAGATTTGAAAAACAACGCCAGGCGCTGGAGTCCAACCCGGTTGTTTACAAAAACAACGCTTCAATGATTGTCAGCACTTCGTCTGGTGTTTCTAACCAGACCGGCGGGCAATCTGGAACTTCAGCAAGATTGTCTGCCTTAAACAGTGAACTTGCAAACGCCAAAGCAAGACTTGGCCTTGGGAATGGTGGTTCACAATCCTCAGCATCGGTAACAACGACAACCGGTTTATCCATATCTGCTCAAACCGAAATCAATGACGATTCAATGTGGGATAACGGTTATTCCATGGATCAAGACACCAATGCGTTATCCATTAAAACCGGGGCCATTATACCTGTGGTGCTGATCACCGGGATTGATTCCACCTTGCCCGGCTATATCAGCGGTCAGGTCAGTCAAAATGTCTGGGACACCGCAACCGGTTATAATCTGCTCATCCCCCAGGGCACCAAAGTCTTTGGCCAATATCAGAACAATATAATGATGGGCCAGGAACGGGTATTCGTCGTCTGGCAGCGGTTAATATTTCCTGATGGCCGGACTATGACCTTGAAGGATATGCCTGGTGGGGACCAGCTGGGGTACACCGGCCTGAAAGACAAGGTGAATAATCACTATTTCAGAATTTACGGCCATGCCCTGCTAATGAGCCTTGTCACCGGCGGCACCGCTTATGCCATGAACACCCTGGACAGCGATAACAGTGACGAAACAACAACGATCAATGAATCCATGGGAACGGCCCTGGCCGATCAGATGGGCCAGACAACCATGGGTCTGCTTGAAAAACATATGAATATGTCCCCCACCTTAACCATCCGGCCCGGTTATCGCCTGAACATCATAGCGATTAAAGATTTAGAGTTCAGCGAACCGTATGAAGGCAAATTATGA
- a CDS encoding DNA topoisomerase 3 has protein sequence MKLFIAEKPSLGRAIAAGLGDAEKRNGYIECGSNVVTWCFGHLLEMDQPEAYDEKYKAWKKEDLPILPDAFNASIRKDAAAQMKIIGRLLKDAEMVVNAGDPDREGQLLVDEVLEYHNYAGSCERIWLSALDDKSVKKALSSMTDNNDYTGLRDAARARSQADWLVGMNCTRAMTLKGRDAGSQGVLSLGRVQTPTLALVVNRDLAIENFKPHPYFILHVEILHEAGPFTGTFQPLDTQKGLDDQGRLISPDEAYRIKKEVSGQAGKILEAHKEKKKKNPPLPHCLSSLQKAASSMLGMGAKQVLDVAQALYEKKLTTYPRSDCRYLPEEQFDEAGSVLSVLANLHGLEQIAGNTDCSIKSAAYNTKKVTAHHAIIPTGEIPSNLSDDESALYRMIAQSFCLQFYAAMEFEAQKILTGINHTVWKSTGRTILNPGWTAFIKEEKSDAENSEEQALPNVHEDDDITASNIDIKSQKTKPPARFTEGTLIEAMANVHKFIEDTEAKKTLKENEGIGTEATRAGIIETLKARQLLELQKKNIISTDLGRQLIKMAPALLTDPVTTAQWESRLSAIADGNESLSEFMTDQTTQVPELVKAIFAL, from the coding sequence ATGAAACTTTTCATCGCAGAAAAACCATCCCTTGGCCGGGCCATTGCCGCAGGCCTGGGGGATGCCGAAAAAAGGAACGGTTATATAGAATGCGGCTCAAATGTCGTTACCTGGTGTTTCGGCCACCTGTTGGAAATGGACCAGCCAGAAGCATACGACGAAAAGTACAAGGCCTGGAAAAAAGAGGACCTGCCAATTTTACCAGATGCCTTTAATGCCTCAATCAGAAAAGATGCTGCAGCACAGATGAAGATCATAGGCAGGCTGCTCAAGGACGCTGAAATGGTCGTCAATGCAGGGGACCCGGACAGAGAAGGTCAACTGCTTGTTGATGAGGTGTTGGAATACCACAACTATGCCGGTTCTTGCGAACGGATCTGGCTTTCCGCCCTAGATGACAAATCAGTTAAAAAAGCCCTGTCATCCATGACCGACAACAATGATTATACCGGCTTGCGTGATGCTGCCCGGGCCAGGTCACAGGCAGATTGGCTGGTGGGGATGAACTGCACCCGGGCCATGACCCTCAAAGGTCGCGATGCAGGCAGCCAGGGCGTGTTATCCCTTGGCCGGGTCCAGACCCCGACCCTGGCCCTGGTAGTTAACCGGGATCTTGCTATTGAAAATTTTAAACCCCACCCGTATTTCATCCTGCATGTTGAAATCCTTCATGAAGCAGGACCATTCACCGGCACGTTTCAGCCGCTTGACACACAAAAAGGGTTGGATGACCAGGGCCGCTTAATCAGCCCTGATGAAGCCTATCGGATCAAAAAAGAGGTAAGCGGTCAGGCGGGGAAAATTCTTGAAGCCCATAAAGAGAAAAAGAAGAAGAATCCGCCGTTACCCCATTGCCTGTCCTCTTTACAAAAAGCGGCCTCGTCAATGTTGGGCATGGGAGCAAAACAAGTGCTTGATGTGGCCCAGGCCCTTTATGAAAAAAAGCTGACAACCTATCCCCGGTCCGACTGCCGCTATCTGCCGGAGGAACAATTTGATGAAGCCGGCAGTGTGCTTTCAGTCCTGGCAAATCTGCACGGGCTTGAGCAAATTGCCGGGAACACGGATTGCTCTATCAAAAGCGCTGCATACAACACGAAAAAAGTCACTGCCCATCATGCCATTATTCCCACGGGTGAAATTCCTTCGAATTTATCAGATGACGAATCTGCCCTGTACCGCATGATTGCCCAAAGCTTTTGCCTTCAGTTCTATGCCGCCATGGAGTTTGAAGCGCAGAAAATTCTGACCGGCATAAATCATACTGTCTGGAAATCAACGGGCCGAACGATATTGAATCCAGGCTGGACAGCTTTCATCAAAGAAGAAAAATCAGACGCTGAAAACAGTGAAGAACAAGCTTTACCTAATGTCCATGAAGATGACGACATAACCGCTTCTAATATTGATATCAAATCCCAAAAAACCAAACCACCCGCAAGATTTACCGAAGGTACCCTCATTGAGGCCATGGCAAATGTCCATAAATTTATTGAGGACACCGAAGCCAAGAAAACCCTGAAAGAAAATGAAGGCATCGGAACAGAAGCCACCCGGGCCGGGATCATCGAAACATTAAAAGCCCGGCAGCTGCTCGAACTCCAGAAAAAGAATATCATTTCCACTGATCTTGGCCGGCAACTGATCAAAATGGCCCCTGCCCTACTCACCGATCCTGTGACAACAGCACAATGGGAATCCAGGCTTTCTGCCATCGCTGACGGGAACGAAAGCCTGTCCGAATTTATGACAGATCAAACCACCCAGGTCCCGGAACTTGTCAAAGCAATATTCGCCCTTTAA
- a CDS encoding topoisomerase DNA-binding C4 zinc finger domain-containing protein — translation MPGTHLCPECGQPLRRQKSKKGAWYWACFNQDGHAKPVFLNDKNGKPDLTPKKKIELSEHKCRACGKPLVKRESKKKGKGGKKNYWWGCSGFPECKQMYFDNNGKPQFTDKKGK, via the coding sequence TTGCCGGGAACCCATCTTTGCCCGGAATGCGGCCAACCTTTACGCAGGCAAAAAAGCAAAAAAGGGGCGTGGTATTGGGCCTGCTTCAACCAGGATGGGCATGCCAAGCCTGTATTCCTCAATGATAAAAACGGCAAGCCGGACTTAACGCCAAAGAAAAAAATAGAATTATCAGAACATAAATGCCGGGCCTGCGGCAAACCGCTTGTGAAGCGAGAATCAAAGAAAAAAGGAAAAGGAGGCAAGAAAAATTATTGGTGGGGATGCTCCGGCTTCCCCGAATGCAAACAAATGTATTTTGACAATAACGGCAAGCCCCAGTTCACAGATAAGAAAGGAAAATAA
- a CDS encoding ArdC-like ssDNA-binding domain-containing protein, which produces MSKYQDQLNDFSKRVLEAIEKGDAPWQEPWEEGRLLELPKNLTTDQNYKGVNLINLAMSGYNDPRWMTFNQAKDMNCFVKKGQKASKGFFYSPASLEKELDDKGKPVLDENGEEKITKVNRPVFKTFSVFNATQIEGVEEYKHPEPAWKPEDKAEKLISAANVEITGSQLDKAFYNFLTHSIETPDKSQFDDKSKYYSTVFHELAHATAHKSMMDRGVDYADKDSRAKEELRAEISSWLVCSQIGIGYSAESKESNKAYVSSWLKAIKPEDRAKELGFAMKDAEKISEYLMGLDLEKGKTAKIAADIPQESSPLVKKEAERLQAKADQYRADQKNLFSYTEKITVAMSNPDLFDDLMPDHYKSDPLSAFNKELDDSQREIVTYLKNIAPSLEKKSKSVPPPQAPSLAPHLSKNSQMEKSDPALSRVYINVPYAEKDDAKALGAKWDKQEKSWFVESGIEQKPFQKWLEPARETQLDMNKVTAQFQDQASRLGLKIDSPQADGKLHRVAVEGDKGGKKSGAYTLYPDGRPAGFIQNHKTGEKANFKYEGEIGKTVIISENKQARAAEREQDHTAAAKKAFGIYINAEKTTSHPYLADKKINGNKEYRVDKNNRLIVPAKNLKTNKIESLQFIGEDGQKQFLTGGKKSGNAYTIGELDEQKPILLAEGFATGKTLNDVSHLPAVVCFDANNLENVAKQIRELMPTAELFICADNDHAKKNNVGVEKAQKAAKAVGAKVIIPKFTDESKKLGYTDFNDLAKCKMGKSRVQSQLKSQIKYLSKDKGVGLER; this is translated from the coding sequence ATGAGTAAATATCAAGATCAGCTCAATGATTTTTCAAAAAGGGTTTTAGAGGCCATTGAAAAAGGCGACGCGCCCTGGCAGGAACCGTGGGAAGAAGGCCGGTTGCTGGAATTGCCTAAAAATTTAACCACAGATCAGAATTATAAAGGCGTAAACCTGATTAACCTGGCAATGAGCGGCTACAATGACCCCAGGTGGATGACGTTCAACCAGGCTAAAGATATGAATTGCTTTGTCAAAAAAGGTCAAAAAGCCTCCAAAGGATTTTTTTATTCACCTGCCAGCTTGGAAAAAGAGCTTGATGATAAAGGAAAGCCTGTCCTTGACGAAAACGGTGAAGAAAAAATAACCAAGGTCAATAGGCCAGTTTTCAAAACTTTTTCTGTTTTTAATGCCACCCAGATTGAAGGTGTGGAAGAATACAAGCATCCGGAGCCTGCCTGGAAGCCGGAAGATAAAGCAGAAAAGCTGATATCCGCTGCCAATGTGGAAATCACCGGAAGCCAGCTTGATAAGGCGTTTTATAATTTTTTAACCCATTCCATAGAAACACCGGACAAGTCACAGTTTGACGATAAGTCAAAATATTATTCAACAGTATTTCATGAATTAGCGCATGCCACTGCTCATAAATCCATGATGGACAGGGGAGTTGACTATGCGGATAAGGATTCCAGGGCCAAGGAAGAATTAAGGGCGGAGATATCAAGCTGGCTGGTGTGTTCTCAAATCGGCATTGGATATTCTGCCGAATCCAAAGAAAGCAATAAAGCATATGTTTCGTCCTGGCTCAAAGCCATAAAGCCCGAAGATCGGGCAAAGGAACTTGGGTTTGCAATGAAAGACGCTGAAAAAATCTCTGAATACCTTATGGGGCTTGATTTAGAGAAAGGTAAAACAGCAAAAATTGCAGCGGATATCCCACAGGAATCAAGTCCTTTGGTAAAAAAGGAAGCGGAACGATTACAGGCTAAAGCGGATCAATACCGCGCTGATCAAAAGAATTTGTTTTCGTATACGGAAAAGATAACCGTAGCCATGAGCAACCCCGATTTGTTTGATGATTTAATGCCCGACCACTATAAAAGTGATCCGTTATCAGCTTTTAACAAGGAACTGGATGATTCCCAGCGTGAAATAGTAACCTATCTGAAGAATATCGCCCCATCCCTTGAAAAAAAGTCCAAATCTGTTCCACCTCCCCAGGCGCCCTCCCTTGCCCCGCATCTATCCAAAAATTCGCAAATGGAAAAAAGCGATCCGGCATTATCCAGGGTGTATATCAACGTGCCGTATGCAGAAAAAGATGACGCCAAGGCCCTGGGGGCAAAATGGGATAAACAGGAAAAATCCTGGTTTGTTGAATCTGGAATCGAGCAAAAGCCGTTTCAGAAATGGCTCGAACCTGCCCGGGAAACTCAGCTTGATATGAATAAAGTAACTGCGCAATTCCAGGATCAGGCATCCAGGCTCGGCCTGAAAATTGACAGTCCCCAGGCAGACGGCAAGCTGCACCGTGTGGCTGTAGAAGGCGATAAGGGCGGCAAAAAGTCCGGAGCATATACGCTTTATCCCGACGGCAGGCCTGCGGGGTTCATTCAGAACCATAAAACCGGGGAAAAAGCCAATTTCAAATATGAAGGGGAAATCGGCAAAACGGTCATTATATCAGAAAATAAACAAGCCCGGGCAGCCGAGCGGGAGCAGGATCACACCGCAGCAGCTAAAAAAGCGTTCGGCATTTACATCAATGCAGAAAAAACCACATCCCACCCATATCTTGCTGATAAAAAAATCAATGGTAACAAAGAATACCGGGTTGATAAAAATAACCGGCTGATTGTCCCTGCCAAGAATCTTAAAACCAACAAAATCGAATCCCTGCAGTTCATCGGCGAGGATGGGCAAAAGCAGTTTCTTACCGGCGGGAAAAAATCGGGAAACGCTTATACCATAGGCGAACTCGACGAACAAAAACCCATACTGCTGGCTGAAGGCTTTGCCACAGGAAAGACCCTCAATGATGTGAGCCACCTTCCGGCGGTGGTTTGCTTTGATGCAAACAACCTGGAAAATGTGGCCAAACAGATCCGGGAATTGATGCCCACCGCTGAGTTGTTCATTTGTGCTGATAATGATCACGCCAAGAAAAATAATGTGGGTGTGGAAAAAGCGCAAAAAGCGGCCAAGGCCGTTGGTGCTAAAGTCATTATCCCCAAATTTACGGATGAGTCAAAAAAACTTGGGTATACGGATTTCAATGACCTGGCCAAGTGCAAGATGGGCAAAAGCCGGGTCCAAAGTCAGTTGAAATCCCAGATCAAATATCTTTCCAAAGATAAAGGCGTAGGGCTTGAACGATGA
- a CDS encoding type IV secretory system conjugative DNA transfer family protein — MKKQEYGLKQAKVKKSRYPLIFPVCFLLWGFAFMSYATQTVAMALRYHPDLGRPVFDTYYLPWKVFEWNKYITGSPTGDKVDLIFGAFVLSTAFGFFLILRKKPKGNLNLHGTATWAKKKELPAMGLDAKEGVYVGGFPLARGTKYLIHNGPEHILAFAPTRSGKGVGLVIPSLLAWSGSSVTLDIKGENYALTSGYRAKELHHKILKFDPADETFSFAKWNPLAEVRINTNHAIADAQNIAQMICDPDGKGMKDYFTQAGYALLTGLILHVIVSKQDATLADVVAEITKSDNDGDVKNLLYAMIDKEHAQILKKRYPDMDTDLADNIQSTIDSYAGEAVIKADRELSGVVSTAVTNLSLYRDPIVAKNTSASDFFISDIMNSETPVDLYLVVSPANLDRLRPLLRVFFNLALRKFTQKMEFENGQAVVGYKHRLLLMLDEFTSLGKLEIMQKALAFMAGYGVKAYIIVQDLSQLQEAYTRDESITSNCHVRIAYAPNKIETAKLLSDMTGKTTVVDKKTSVSGKRLGGMGNASVSVSEVARPLLTPDECMRLKGPVKDEKGGIKTPGDMLIFVAGYNTVYGQQILYFLDPVFQKRVKIPPPDRIELFKVKEVSKNEI, encoded by the coding sequence ATGAAAAAACAAGAATACGGCCTTAAGCAGGCCAAGGTAAAAAAGAGCAGGTATCCGCTGATCTTCCCGGTTTGTTTTTTGTTGTGGGGCTTTGCCTTTATGAGTTATGCCACGCAAACCGTAGCCATGGCATTGCGATACCATCCTGACCTGGGCAGGCCGGTGTTTGATACGTATTACCTGCCCTGGAAGGTGTTTGAATGGAACAAATACATAACAGGCTCCCCGACAGGTGATAAGGTTGACTTAATCTTCGGTGCCTTTGTCCTCAGTACGGCCTTTGGCTTTTTTCTGATTCTCAGGAAAAAGCCGAAAGGCAATTTAAATCTGCACGGCACCGCAACCTGGGCAAAGAAAAAAGAGTTGCCTGCCATGGGACTTGACGCCAAAGAAGGGGTATATGTCGGTGGTTTCCCATTGGCCAGGGGAACCAAATACCTGATTCATAACGGCCCGGAGCATATTTTAGCATTTGCGCCAACCCGATCCGGGAAAGGTGTGGGCCTGGTGATCCCGTCTTTGCTTGCCTGGTCGGGCTCAAGCGTAACCTTGGACATAAAGGGCGAAAATTACGCATTGACATCAGGATACAGGGCCAAAGAGTTACATCATAAAATCCTCAAGTTTGATCCTGCCGATGAAACCTTTTCTTTTGCGAAGTGGAATCCCTTGGCAGAAGTGCGGATTAATACGAATCATGCCATTGCCGATGCCCAGAATATTGCCCAGATGATCTGTGACCCTGACGGCAAGGGCATGAAAGATTATTTCACCCAGGCCGGGTATGCCTTGCTGACCGGGTTAATTTTGCATGTCATTGTCTCAAAGCAGGACGCCACACTTGCTGACGTCGTGGCCGAAATTACAAAAAGCGACAATGATGGGGATGTAAAAAACCTGCTATATGCCATGATCGACAAGGAACACGCACAAATCCTGAAAAAACGGTATCCGGATATGGATACGGATCTGGCCGACAACATTCAATCAACCATTGACAGTTATGCCGGTGAAGCTGTGATCAAAGCCGACCGTGAGCTGTCCGGGGTGGTATCCACCGCAGTTACTAACCTGTCTTTGTACCGTGACCCCATTGTCGCAAAGAATACCTCTGCGTCTGATTTTTTCATTTCAGATATCATGAATTCTGAAACTCCTGTTGATTTATACCTGGTGGTATCCCCTGCCAACCTGGACAGGTTAAGGCCGCTGCTGCGTGTATTTTTTAATCTGGCGTTAAGAAAATTCACCCAGAAAATGGAGTTTGAAAACGGACAGGCCGTAGTCGGCTATAAACACAGGCTCTTGCTCATGCTGGACGAGTTTACCAGCCTGGGCAAATTGGAAATCATGCAAAAGGCCCTGGCGTTTATGGCCGGTTACGGTGTGAAGGCTTATATCATTGTCCAAGATTTATCCCAGCTGCAGGAAGCGTATACCCGGGACGAATCAATCACATCAAACTGCCATGTCAGGATTGCATATGCACCCAACAAGATAGAAACCGCAAAGCTGCTGTCGGATATGACCGGAAAAACCACCGTGGTGGACAAAAAGACCAGTGTTTCCGGCAAACGGTTAGGCGGCATGGGCAATGCCTCTGTTTCTGTCAGTGAAGTGGCAAGGCCGCTGCTCACACCGGATGAATGCATGAGGCTGAAAGGCCCAGTCAAAGATGAAAAAGGGGGCATCAAAACCCCCGGTGATATGCTGATATTTGTTGCCGGGTACAACACGGTATACGGTCAGCAGATTCTGTATTTCTTAGATCCTGTCTTTCAAAAGCGGGTTAAAATCCCGCCGCCTGATCGCATAGAACTTTTCAAAGTCAAAGAGGTTTCGAAAAATGAAATATAA
- a CDS encoding S26 family signal peptidase, with amino-acid sequence MKYKILLPCSLLFAVCFFVSQDCYINVSGSLPRGLYLKTSRAIANGSFVVFNPTAAQKPLVSKYVKNTPLMKRVAALPGQAYRLPRASDTDSKGRAITPFFPKTGIVPSEQFVVVGDTKYSLDSRYFGFVPQSSIVDTITPLLVF; translated from the coding sequence ATGAAATATAAAATTTTGCTGCCCTGCAGTCTCTTGTTTGCGGTCTGTTTTTTTGTATCTCAAGACTGTTATATCAATGTTTCTGGCAGCCTGCCCCGAGGTTTATATTTAAAAACCTCCCGGGCAATTGCCAATGGTTCCTTTGTTGTTTTTAATCCCACCGCTGCCCAAAAGCCTCTTGTCTCAAAGTACGTTAAAAATACACCTTTAATGAAACGTGTGGCTGCCTTACCAGGGCAGGCATACCGATTGCCCCGGGCCTCGGATACAGACAGCAAAGGCCGGGCTATTACGCCTTTTTTCCCGAAAACAGGCATCGTGCCTTCTGAGCAATTCGTTGTAGTCGGCGACACCAAATACTCGTTGGATAGCCGGTATTTCGGGTTTGTACCTCAATCTTCAATAGTTGATACGATCACCCCTCTTTTGGTTTTTTAA
- the trbB gene encoding P-type conjugative transfer ATPase TrbB, producing MSVVLDSLKHNLGPIVTQALDDDNVIEVMLNPDGKLWLDTFDKGMVEVSAIPASSASGILSQVASMLGAVVTKDSPVVEGELPLDGSRFEGLFPPVVANPTFTIRKKAINIFTLDNYVHSGIMSPDQQQIICDAIADKKNILVVGGTGSGKTTLTNAILAELAKIAGDERLVIIEDTSELQCLSKNKVMLRTNQNTNMQHLLKATMRLRPDRIVVGEVRGGEALDLLKAWNTGHPGGVCTVHANSCAGGLVRLQQLIAEVVPNPMDDLIQEAVDLVIFIKRTKAGRKIEDIAEIGNDYGF from the coding sequence ATGAGCGTTGTTTTGGACAGTCTAAAGCATAATTTAGGCCCCATTGTTACCCAGGCCCTGGATGATGATAACGTGATTGAAGTCATGCTTAACCCTGACGGCAAATTATGGCTCGACACGTTTGACAAGGGAATGGTGGAAGTGTCCGCCATTCCTGCATCATCTGCATCCGGAATACTGAGCCAGGTTGCGTCCATGCTCGGCGCCGTTGTTACAAAGGATTCTCCCGTTGTTGAAGGCGAGCTGCCCCTGGACGGCAGCAGGTTCGAAGGGTTATTTCCTCCGGTTGTGGCCAATCCCACGTTCACGATACGCAAAAAGGCGATCAATATATTTACCCTGGATAATTATGTCCATTCCGGGATCATGTCTCCGGATCAGCAGCAAATTATCTGCGATGCCATTGCAGACAAAAAAAATATCCTGGTGGTGGGCGGAACGGGTTCCGGCAAAACAACCCTGACCAATGCGATTCTGGCAGAATTGGCAAAGATTGCTGGTGATGAACGGCTTGTCATTATCGAAGACACCAGCGAACTGCAGTGCCTTTCAAAAAATAAGGTGATGCTGCGTACAAACCAGAACACCAATATGCAGCATCTTCTTAAAGCCACCATGCGGCTTCGGCCGGATAGAATCGTTGTTGGTGAAGTAAGGGGCGGTGAAGCCCTTGACCTTTTAAAGGCGTGGAATACCGGTCACCCGGGTGGGGTGTGCACCGTCCATGCAAATTCCTGTGCCGGGGGACTGGTCCGGCTGCAGCAGCTGATTGCCGAAGTTGTGCCGAATCCTATGGATGATTTAATCCAAGAGGCGGTTGATCTGGTGATTTTTATCAAACGGACCAAAGCAGGCCGTAAAATTGAGGATATCGCCGAAATAGGCAATGATTATGGATTTTAA
- a CDS encoding TrbM/KikA/MpfK family conjugal transfer protein — translation MKKFSAIITIFLFGIVILGETFLSWADDELTDEQKLACESILCLSSGDRPDECDPALNYFFSIKKKKLSDTRDARKSFLKKCPDSNAEGMPSLINVLVDYNCSACTVEQLNKNLVKVVISTGRNFGSISNHSSGFTVMAVDPELPAYCLKL, via the coding sequence ATGAAAAAGTTTTCAGCAATAATTACGATTTTTCTTTTTGGGATAGTTATTTTAGGAGAAACCTTTCTGTCATGGGCAGATGATGAATTAACAGATGAACAAAAATTGGCTTGTGAATCCATTTTATGCTTGTCTTCGGGCGACAGACCGGACGAATGCGACCCTGCTTTAAATTATTTTTTCAGCATCAAAAAAAAGAAATTATCCGACACCAGGGATGCCCGGAAATCTTTTTTGAAAAAATGTCCTGATTCAAATGCAGAAGGAATGCCCAGCTTGATCAACGTCCTGGTTGATTACAATTGTTCTGCCTGCACTGTTGAACAGTTAAATAAAAATCTTGTCAAAGTGGTTATTTCAACGGGACGAAATTTTGGCTCTATTTCCAACCACTCTTCCGGGTTTACCGTAATGGCAGTTGACCCTGAATTACCGGCATATTGTTTGAAGTTATAG